The following proteins come from a genomic window of Candidatus Obscuribacterales bacterium:
- the pstA gene encoding phosphate ABC transporter permease PstA: MTMQEPQTSAGNLSSLPDAGSLFNINIKFRYRLDRIFQVATIVAISIAILVLVVLLVDVLIDGLPRLNWSFFTNFPSRRPADAGILSSLVGTVWVMGIVALVSFPLGVGAGIFLEEFSEDNWITQAIEININNLAGVPSIIYGLLGLQVFVRIMEPITGGRSILSGALTLALLILPIIIVSTREALRSVPDSLRLAGFALGATRWEVVLNHVMPLAFPGILTGTILALSRAIGETAPLIMIGALTFISFLPEGPQSPFTVLPIQVFNWVSRPQAEFHVNSAAAIIVLMAVLLLMNSTAIFLRNKFQQRL, encoded by the coding sequence ATGACCATGCAAGAACCACAGACATCTGCTGGGAATCTGTCGTCCCTCCCAGATGCTGGCTCATTATTCAATATCAACATTAAGTTTCGGTACCGCTTAGATCGCATCTTTCAAGTTGCCACCATTGTTGCCATCTCCATCGCTATTTTGGTCTTGGTTGTCCTTCTAGTTGATGTATTGATTGATGGGCTGCCGCGCCTCAATTGGTCATTTTTCACCAACTTTCCCTCCCGGCGTCCGGCCGATGCAGGCATCTTATCGTCACTCGTCGGCACAGTTTGGGTGATGGGTATTGTGGCCCTAGTGTCATTTCCCTTGGGGGTGGGTGCAGGGATTTTCTTAGAAGAGTTTTCAGAGGATAATTGGATCACCCAAGCGATTGAAATTAACATCAACAACTTGGCGGGTGTCCCTTCCATTATCTATGGGCTCTTGGGATTGCAAGTCTTTGTGCGGATCATGGAACCGATCACAGGCGGACGCAGCATTCTCTCTGGAGCACTGACACTAGCTCTGTTGATTTTGCCTATTATCATCGTGTCCACCCGTGAAGCCCTGCGGTCAGTACCCGACAGCCTCAGGCTGGCTGGGTTTGCTCTGGGTGCCACTCGATGGGAAGTTGTGCTCAACCACGTGATGCCACTGGCATTTCCGGGTATTCTCACTGGTACGATTTTGGCCCTGTCGCGAGCGATCGGGGAAACTGCTCCTCTGATCATGATTGGAGCGCTCACATTCATTTCATTCTTGCCCGAGGGTCCTCAAAGCCCCTTCACCGTTCTACCGATCCAGGTCTTCAACTGGGTCTCTCGCCCTCAGGCAGAGTTCCACGTCAACTCGGCGGCTGCCATTATTGTCCTGATGGCTGTCTTATTGTTGATGAACTCGACCGCTATTTTCCTGCGCAACAAGTTTCAACAACGACTCTAA
- the pstB gene encoding phosphate ABC transporter ATP-binding protein PstB: protein MATEPALMAEAVSVYYGSSLAVRDVSLDVPKNKIVAFIGPSGCGKSTMLRCFNRMNDLIPTARVQGRITFHGQDLYAKSMDPVEVRRRIGMVFQKPNPFPKSIYENIAFGARINGYRGDMDELVEQSLRGSALWDEVKDKLKESGLSLSGGQQQRLCIARAIAIAPEIILMDEPCSALDPISTLRIEELLHELKERYTIVIVTHNMQQASRVSDYTAFYNAEATEKGGKVGYLVEYDQTSVIFQNPAQQATKEYVTGRFG, encoded by the coding sequence ATGGCAACTGAACCTGCCCTGATGGCTGAGGCCGTCAGTGTTTACTACGGGTCGAGCCTTGCTGTCCGGGATGTATCGCTAGATGTCCCTAAAAACAAAATTGTGGCTTTTATTGGCCCATCTGGCTGCGGCAAAAGCACCATGCTGCGTTGCTTCAACCGCATGAATGACTTGATACCCACAGCTCGGGTTCAAGGCCGGATTACCTTCCACGGTCAAGATCTCTACGCCAAAAGCATGGACCCAGTGGAAGTGCGGCGACGCATTGGCATGGTGTTTCAAAAGCCGAACCCCTTCCCCAAGTCCATCTATGAAAACATTGCCTTTGGTGCCAGGATTAATGGCTACCGAGGTGATATGGATGAGCTGGTTGAACAATCCCTGCGAGGGTCAGCGCTGTGGGATGAGGTGAAAGACAAGCTGAAGGAGAGCGGTCTATCTCTTTCTGGCGGTCAACAACAGCGGCTGTGTATTGCTCGCGCCATCGCGATCGCCCCTGAGATTATTCTCATGGATGAACCTTGTTCGGCATTAGACCCGATTTCAACCCTGCGCATCGAAGAACTGCTGCACGAACTCAAGGAACGATATACCATCGTCATCGTCACTCACAATATGCAGCAAGCATCTCGGGTGTCAGATTATACAGCTTTCTACAATGCGGAAGCCACGGAGAAAGGCGGCAAGGTGGGCTATTTGGTTGAGTATGACCAAACCAGCGTCATTTTCCAAAACCCAGCCCAGCAAGCTACCAAAGAGTACGTCACCGGTCGCTTTGGATAG